Proteins co-encoded in one Capnocytophaga ochracea DSM 7271 genomic window:
- a CDS encoding ABC transporter ATP-binding protein, protein MSEKTSRTKHTFRQLSRFVKPYRGVFIAVALFAVLSSIFSTAQPYLIKVAIDNYITPKDYEGLVRIVYILIALLCAEVTMQFLFSYYSNWLGQTVIRDVREKLFAHLLRFKMRYFDKSSIGVLVTRAVNDMERIGEIFSSGLFEMASDILKMFVITIVMFVIDWKLALISYATMPLILYFTRWFQRSMKAAFVEVRHEVANLNAFVQERISGIKVLQLFAQEREELENFKKINEKHKQAWLKTIWYNSIFFPIGDLCVSITIALIVWFGGRQIIGENVYDLGNIFLFIQLSQQLFRPIRHIADKFNTLQMGIIASDRVFAILDTETDTETGGEKELKEVKGNIKFEDVRFEYVAGEEILHGISFEVKEGETIAIVGATGAGKTTITNLLNRFYDLTSGAIYIDGVNIEEYTLSSLREHIATVLQDVFLFADSIYNNITLKNPAITEEEVIAAAKSIGVHNFLMSLPEGYHYNVKERGVMLSAGQRQLIAFLRAYVHKPQILILDEATSSVDSHSEKLIQEATDKMTEGRTSIIIAHRLTTVKKADRIIVLDKGKIVEIGNHEELLQIENGYYRNLYEVQFLEEVKYKE, encoded by the coding sequence ATGTCAGAAAAAACATCTCGGACTAAACATACTTTTCGTCAGCTGTCGCGCTTTGTAAAACCTTATCGTGGGGTATTTATAGCCGTAGCTCTCTTTGCAGTGCTATCGTCTATCTTTTCGACCGCACAACCTTACTTGATAAAAGTAGCGATTGACAATTATATCACTCCTAAGGATTACGAGGGTTTAGTGCGCATTGTGTACATACTCATAGCTTTGCTATGTGCGGAAGTAACGATGCAGTTTCTGTTTTCTTATTACTCTAATTGGCTGGGACAAACGGTAATACGCGATGTGCGAGAAAAGCTTTTTGCGCACTTGTTACGCTTTAAGATGCGGTATTTTGACAAATCGTCCATAGGGGTATTGGTAACGCGTGCGGTGAACGATATGGAACGGATAGGCGAAATTTTCAGTTCGGGGCTTTTTGAGATGGCAAGCGATATACTGAAAATGTTTGTTATCACGATTGTAATGTTTGTGATTGATTGGAAATTGGCGCTTATCAGCTATGCTACGATGCCTCTGATTTTGTACTTTACGCGTTGGTTTCAACGTTCAATGAAGGCAGCTTTTGTGGAGGTACGTCACGAAGTGGCAAACTTAAACGCCTTTGTACAAGAGCGCATTTCGGGTATTAAAGTACTACAACTTTTTGCGCAAGAGCGCGAAGAATTGGAGAATTTCAAAAAGATAAACGAGAAACACAAACAGGCGTGGCTGAAAACGATATGGTACAACTCTATTTTCTTTCCGATTGGCGACTTGTGTGTATCGATTACCATTGCGCTGATTGTGTGGTTTGGCGGTCGGCAAATTATAGGAGAAAACGTATACGACTTAGGGAATATCTTCCTTTTTATACAGCTTTCGCAACAGTTATTCCGACCTATTAGGCATATAGCCGATAAGTTCAACACTTTGCAGATGGGCATTATCGCTTCTGACCGCGTATTTGCTATTTTGGATACTGAAACGGATACTGAAACCGGAGGTGAGAAAGAGTTGAAGGAGGTGAAAGGTAATATTAAGTTTGAAGACGTCCGTTTTGAATACGTAGCAGGGGAAGAAATCTTGCACGGCATTAGTTTTGAGGTAAAAGAAGGCGAAACCATTGCGATTGTAGGGGCAACGGGTGCAGGGAAGACCACTATCACCAATTTGCTAAACCGTTTTTACGACTTGACTTCGGGGGCGATTTACATCGATGGGGTGAACATTGAGGAGTATACTCTCAGTTCGCTACGAGAGCACATTGCTACCGTGTTGCAAGACGTATTCCTATTTGCCGATAGTATTTACAACAATATCACCTTGAAAAATCCTGCTATCACCGAAGAGGAAGTGATTGCGGCTGCTAAGAGCATAGGAGTTCACAACTTTTTGATGAGTTTGCCAGAGGGATATCATTACAACGTGAAAGAGCGTGGGGTTATGCTTTCGGCAGGACAACGCCAGCTGATAGCTTTCTTACGCGCCTATGTACACAAACCGCAAATTCTTATTTTGGACGAGGCAACGTCTTCAGTAGATTCGCATTCGGAAAAGCTCATACAAGAGGCTACCGATAAGATGACCGAAGGGCGCACGTCCATCATCATTGCGCACCGCCTTACCACCGTGAAAAAAGCTGATAGAATAATAGTATTAGACAAAGGGAAGATAGTGGAAATAGGCAATCACGAGGAGTTGTTGCAAATAGAAAACGGCTATTACCGCAACTTGTATGAGGTGCAGTTTTTGGAAGAAGTGAAATACAAGGAGTGA
- a CDS encoding FtsK/SpoIIIE family DNA translocase, producing MAKKKQPQETQKKKKDTNKPQQRKLAFGVFLVLLSLYLVFTFSSFFFSWQTDQSGWADLSNREEIADNIGSKIGAYLGQLFVYKGFGLAVIFPVWLLFLSGMKLILNMKKPLLNRWFWGILLMVFTSTALGFLGGKATILAGVSGYELNHFLQDYLGKLGTILLLVLIVVLYGIFKLNLTTEKAVAFFQNTFSKLKREGEEEQEQGDEEENSFESIEKEPNSIEFTTDEGDLDFIIPQGENEKLDPFTHKKEIPRLDGQEGGLEITNIPEEEQPDFTVTPTQPTEAIDPEALAKQLVENYGEYDPTLELSDYRFPTLDLLDDPKDSGIVINQEELEENKNTIVQTLNDYKIKIEKIKATIGPTVTLYEIVPEAGTRIAKIKNLEDDIALSLAALGIRIIAPIPGKGTIGIEVPNKKPTMVYMRTMITAPRFQHAEMELPIAFGKTISNETFVADLTKMPHLLMAGATGQGKSVGINVVLSSLLYKKHPAEVKFVLVDPKKVELSIFERIERHFLAKLPDSEEAIITDNKKVVNTLNSLCIEMDNRYELLKNAQVRNIKEYNAKFKARQLNPNEGHRFLPYIVLVVDEFADLIMTAGKEVELPIARLAQLARAIGIHLIIATQRPSTNVITGIIKANFPTRIAFKVSSKIDSKIILDGSGAEQLIGRGDMLYSQGNEPVRIQCAFVDTPEIKHITDFIGAQRAYPDAYLLPEYVGPEGEGVDLDFDPSERDPMFREAAEVVVNAQQGSASLLQRKLKLGYNRAGRLIDQLEHAGVVGPFEGSKARQVLIQDIVSLDRLLEGQ from the coding sequence ATGGCTAAAAAGAAACAACCACAAGAAACACAAAAGAAGAAGAAGGATACTAATAAACCTCAACAGCGCAAATTGGCTTTTGGCGTATTTTTAGTACTGCTATCGCTGTATTTGGTATTTACCTTTTCGTCATTCTTCTTCTCGTGGCAGACTGACCAAAGTGGATGGGCAGATTTGAGCAATCGGGAAGAAATTGCTGACAATATAGGCAGTAAGATAGGAGCCTATTTGGGTCAGTTATTTGTATATAAAGGTTTTGGACTGGCAGTTATCTTTCCTGTGTGGCTTCTATTTCTCTCAGGGATGAAACTTATCCTGAATATGAAAAAGCCATTGCTAAACCGCTGGTTCTGGGGGATTCTGTTAATGGTATTCACTTCAACCGCCTTAGGATTTTTGGGAGGGAAAGCTACTATATTAGCAGGTGTTTCGGGCTATGAACTAAACCATTTTCTACAAGACTATTTGGGCAAATTGGGCACTATACTCCTTTTGGTACTTATTGTGGTACTCTATGGCATTTTCAAACTAAATCTCACTACTGAAAAGGCTGTTGCTTTCTTCCAAAATACATTCTCTAAACTGAAACGCGAAGGAGAAGAAGAACAGGAGCAAGGCGATGAGGAGGAAAACAGCTTTGAAAGTATAGAAAAAGAACCTAACTCCATAGAATTTACTACTGATGAGGGTGATTTAGACTTTATCATTCCACAGGGTGAAAACGAAAAGTTAGACCCTTTTACCCATAAAAAGGAAATTCCGCGCCTTGATGGACAAGAGGGAGGATTGGAAATCACTAATATTCCCGAAGAGGAACAACCTGATTTTACGGTAACGCCTACTCAGCCAACAGAGGCAATAGACCCCGAGGCTCTGGCTAAGCAATTGGTAGAGAACTATGGAGAGTATGACCCAACGTTAGAACTTAGCGATTACCGTTTCCCTACACTCGACCTCTTAGACGACCCCAAAGACAGTGGTATTGTTATTAACCAAGAGGAATTGGAGGAAAACAAGAATACAATCGTACAAACGCTGAACGATTACAAAATTAAAATAGAGAAGATAAAGGCGACCATAGGTCCTACCGTTACTCTTTACGAAATTGTACCCGAAGCGGGGACACGTATTGCAAAAATCAAGAACTTAGAAGACGACATAGCTCTTTCATTGGCAGCACTTGGTATTCGTATTATCGCACCTATTCCAGGGAAAGGTACGATAGGTATTGAAGTGCCAAACAAGAAGCCTACAATGGTGTATATGCGCACGATGATTACCGCACCGCGATTCCAACACGCCGAAATGGAACTTCCTATCGCCTTCGGAAAGACAATTAGCAACGAAACTTTTGTAGCCGACCTTACCAAGATGCCTCACTTACTGATGGCGGGGGCAACCGGACAAGGTAAATCGGTAGGGATAAATGTAGTGCTCAGTTCGCTACTCTACAAGAAGCACCCAGCCGAAGTGAAGTTTGTGTTAGTAGACCCTAAAAAGGTAGAGCTCTCGATATTTGAGCGTATAGAACGTCACTTCCTCGCTAAATTGCCCGATAGTGAAGAAGCAATTATTACCGATAACAAAAAGGTGGTGAACACGCTAAACTCCCTCTGTATAGAGATGGACAACCGCTACGAACTGCTGAAAAATGCCCAAGTGCGCAACATCAAAGAGTACAACGCTAAGTTTAAAGCGCGACAGCTAAACCCTAACGAGGGACACCGCTTCTTACCTTACATCGTATTGGTGGTAGATGAGTTTGCCGACCTGATAATGACAGCAGGCAAGGAGGTAGAACTTCCTATTGCACGATTGGCACAGCTTGCCCGAGCCATTGGTATTCACTTGATTATCGCTACCCAACGCCCATCGACCAACGTGATTACCGGTATTATTAAAGCCAACTTCCCTACGCGTATTGCCTTTAAAGTAAGCTCTAAAATCGACTCTAAAATTATCTTGGATGGCTCAGGAGCAGAACAGCTCATCGGACGAGGTGATATGCTGTACTCGCAAGGGAATGAACCTGTACGTATACAATGTGCTTTTGTAGATACCCCCGAAATAAAACACATTACCGACTTCATTGGGGCACAGCGCGCTTACCCCGATGCGTACTTGCTACCTGAGTATGTAGGACCTGAGGGAGAGGGTGTAGATTTAGACTTCGACCCCTCGGAGCGTGACCCTATGTTCCGCGAAGCTGCCGAAGTGGTAGTGAATGCCCAACAAGGTTCGGCTTCCCTCTTGCAACGCAAACTGAAATTAGGTTACAACCGCGCGGGTCGCCTCATCGACCAATTAGAACACGCCGGTGTAGTAGGCCCGTTTGAAGGCAGTAAGGCAAGGCAAGTGCTTATTCAAGACATTGTAAGCTTGGATAGGCTGTTGGAAGGACAATAA